In a single window of the Candidatus Sulfotelmatobacter sp. genome:
- a CDS encoding DoxX family protein has product MWQALLSTTPDPAVALVRIVLGLVILPHGLQKLFGWFGGGGLRGTLSGFASMGIPYPLTAAAITAESLGSVALIFGVFGRLAALGIAVVMLVATLRVHRPHGFFMNWYGQNQGEGFEYHLLAMALALVVIWHGSGAWSVDLWLSRLLH; this is encoded by the coding sequence ATGTGGCAGGCATTGCTTTCCACCACCCCCGATCCGGCGGTGGCGCTGGTTCGCATCGTGCTGGGGCTCGTGATCCTTCCCCACGGACTCCAGAAGCTGTTCGGCTGGTTTGGCGGCGGCGGGCTGCGCGGCACGCTCAGCGGCTTCGCCAGCATGGGTATTCCCTATCCGCTCACGGCGGCGGCGATCACCGCCGAGTCGCTGGGATCGGTGGCGCTGATCTTCGGGGTGTTCGGCCGCCTCGCGGCGCTCGGCATTGCCGTGGTGATGCTGGTCGCGACCCTGCGCGTCCATCGGCCCCACGGCTTCTTCATGAACTGGTACGGGCAGAACCAGGGCGAGGGCTTCGAATACCACCTGCTGGCGATGGCGCTCGCGCTGGTCGTGATCTGGCACGGCAGCGGCGCCTGGTCGGTAGATCTGTGGCTCTCGCGGCTGCTGCACTGA
- a CDS encoding MarR family transcriptional regulator, which translates to MPTRYSGNPAEVRALNAHIKLMRAAGTLKTLLERWVNAAGLTESQFGVLETLLFLGPLSPTALSEKRLSSGANITTVLDNLEKRELVRREPSENDRRCSRVQLSPEGRRLISRIFPAHAGEIRELYSVLTPGEQETLGALARKLGLGNAGRTAGERVKLKREPAPVRTRRATQAAGRK; encoded by the coding sequence ATGCCCACCCGCTATTCGGGAAACCCGGCCGAGGTTCGCGCCCTCAACGCGCACATCAAGCTGATGCGCGCGGCCGGCACGCTCAAGACGCTGCTCGAGCGCTGGGTGAACGCGGCCGGGCTCACCGAAAGCCAGTTCGGAGTGCTCGAAACGCTCCTGTTCCTGGGTCCGCTGTCGCCGACGGCGTTGAGCGAGAAGCGCCTGAGCAGCGGTGCCAACATCACGACCGTGCTCGACAATCTGGAGAAGCGCGAGCTGGTGCGCCGCGAGCCGAGCGAGAACGATCGGCGCTGCAGCCGCGTGCAACTGTCACCCGAGGGCCGGCGCCTGATCAGCCGCATCTTCCCGGCGCACGCCGGCGAGATCCGCGAGCTGTACTCGGTGCTCACGCCCGGGGAGCAGGAAACGCTCGGCGCGCTCGCCCGGAAGCTCGGACTCGGCAACGCCGGTCGGACCGCGGGCGAGAGGGTCAAGCTCAAGCGCGAACCCGCCCCGGTGCGAACGCGCCGTGCGACTCAGGCGGCGGGCAGGAAGTAG